The following coding sequences lie in one Nitrospirota bacterium genomic window:
- the ilvN gene encoding acetolactate synthase small subunit translates to MRHTISILVENKFGVLSRISGLFSGRGYNIESLSVGETIDPNVSVMTIVTSGDDWIVEQINKQLNKLIDVIKVVDMTELDHVEREMVMIKVSPRQEDKAEVLRIADIFRGRIVDSSPKTYTIEVTGEEKKIEAFVELLRPMGIKEFVRTGKIAIAREGIKKP, encoded by the coding sequence ATGAGACATACCATATCTATTCTTGTCGAAAATAAATTCGGTGTCCTTTCGAGGATATCAGGGCTGTTTAGCGGAAGGGGCTATAATATCGAGAGCCTCTCGGTGGGCGAAACCATTGACCCTAATGTTTCGGTCATGACGATCGTTACAAGCGGCGACGACTGGATCGTCGAGCAGATCAACAAGCAGCTGAACAAACTGATCGATGTGATCAAGGTTGTGGACATGACCGAACTTGACCACGTGGAGAGGGAGATGGTCATGATCAAGGTCTCACCGCGCCAGGAGGACAAGGCAGAGGTTCTCAGGATCGCTGATATCTTCCGGGGCAGGATTGTCGATTCGAGCCCCAAGACCTATACGATTGAGGTTACCGGTGAAGAGAAGAAGATCGAGGCCTTTGTGGAGCTCCTCAGACCCATGGGCATCAAGGAGTTTGTCCGTACTGGCAAGATCGCCATTGCGCGGGAAGGGATAAAGAAGCCCTGA
- the glgB gene encoding 1,4-alpha-glucan branching protein GlgB: MGIQENIRKIVNGNHADPFSVLGMHVVSEDGSKHVEVRAFLPEAKAAWVIDEKSGSLYPMGNTYRFDFFVAKTSALIPFPYRIKIKKYDDTEEEFRDPFSFAPVLTDFDLHLIGEGTHYKKYEKLGAHVTEICGVSGVHFAVWAPNASNVSVIGNINNWDGRRHPMRLLGQSGIWELFIPGIGSGEVYKFLIKSRYNNFEAEKSDPYAFFFEQRPKSASVVRDINTYTWNDSAWIEERPQKNWLQSPVSIYEVHLGSWMRVPDENSRFLTYSELADTLIPYVKEMGYTHIELLPVCEHPLDASWGYQTVGYFAPTSRHGTPEEFMHFIDECHRSGIGVILDWAPAHFPKDGHGLGFFDGTCLYEHEDPKKGEHRDWGTLIFNYGRNEVRNFLISNALFWIEKYHIDGLRVDAVASMLYLDYSREEGEWIPNKYGGRENLEAIDFIKQFNEVTHGYFPGILTIAEESTAWPSVTKPVYLGGLGFDMKWNMGWMNDMLDYVTKDPLYRKYHQNNLTFGLLYAFSENFVLVLSHDEVVHGKRSMLNKMPGDTWQKFANLRLFYGFMFGHPGKKLLFMGGEFGQWVEWNFDQSLDWHLTQYRQHSRLQRYMQDLNRLYRSEPALFDMDYDWQGFEWIDFRDTDNCIVSFIRRAKSPGDHIVVVCNFTPVPKDAYRVGVPEAVYYREILNSDSREYWGSNLGNQGGLQSAAIPWHGQPCSMEIVVPPLAVLFFKPLR; encoded by the coding sequence ATGGGAATTCAGGAAAATATCAGAAAGATCGTAAACGGCAACCACGCAGACCCTTTTTCAGTGCTCGGCATGCATGTTGTGAGCGAAGACGGCAGCAAGCATGTTGAGGTCAGGGCATTTCTTCCTGAGGCTAAGGCTGCATGGGTTATTGATGAGAAGAGCGGGTCGCTTTATCCGATGGGAAATACCTATCGGTTCGACTTTTTTGTCGCAAAGACATCTGCGCTCATCCCTTTCCCCTATCGCATCAAAATTAAAAAATACGATGATACGGAAGAAGAGTTCAGGGACCCGTTTTCTTTTGCACCGGTACTTACTGACTTTGATCTGCATCTGATTGGTGAAGGAACTCACTATAAGAAGTATGAGAAGCTCGGAGCCCACGTAACCGAGATATGTGGCGTCAGCGGAGTGCACTTCGCTGTTTGGGCCCCTAATGCTTCGAACGTGAGTGTTATCGGGAATATCAACAATTGGGACGGAAGGCGGCATCCGATGCGTCTTCTCGGCCAGTCAGGCATATGGGAGCTGTTTATCCCCGGTATCGGCAGCGGGGAGGTCTATAAGTTCTTAATCAAGTCGCGCTATAACAACTTCGAGGCCGAAAAGTCTGATCCCTATGCATTCTTTTTCGAACAGCGGCCGAAAAGCGCCTCGGTTGTCCGTGACATCAATACCTATACCTGGAATGACAGCGCCTGGATCGAAGAACGTCCTCAAAAGAATTGGCTGCAGTCTCCTGTTTCGATCTATGAAGTTCACCTCGGCTCATGGATGAGGGTGCCTGATGAAAATAGCAGGTTTCTTACCTACAGCGAACTTGCCGACACCCTGATACCGTATGTGAAAGAGATGGGATATACCCATATAGAACTGCTTCCTGTCTGCGAGCATCCGCTTGACGCGTCGTGGGGATACCAGACCGTAGGATACTTTGCCCCGACAAGCAGGCATGGCACGCCTGAGGAGTTTATGCATTTTATCGATGAATGCCACCGAAGCGGCATCGGCGTGATCCTTGACTGGGCGCCTGCGCATTTCCCCAAGGACGGTCACGGCCTGGGGTTCTTTGACGGCACCTGTCTCTATGAACACGAGGACCCCAAAAAAGGCGAGCATCGGGATTGGGGCACACTCATTTTCAACTATGGCAGAAACGAGGTCCGCAATTTCCTGATCTCAAACGCACTCTTTTGGATCGAGAAATATCATATCGACGGCCTCCGTGTTGACGCAGTCGCTTCCATGCTCTATCTCGACTATTCCAGGGAGGAGGGCGAATGGATACCGAACAAATACGGCGGCAGAGAGAACCTTGAGGCAATCGATTTCATCAAACAGTTCAATGAAGTAACACATGGGTACTTCCCCGGCATCCTGACCATAGCAGAGGAGTCCACAGCCTGGCCCAGTGTGACCAAGCCTGTGTATCTTGGCGGCCTCGGTTTTGATATGAAGTGGAACATGGGCTGGATGAACGATATGCTCGATTATGTGACAAAGGACCCTCTATACAGGAAATATCATCAGAATAATCTTACCTTTGGACTGCTCTATGCGTTTTCCGAAAACTTCGTGCTTGTCCTCTCTCATGACGAAGTGGTGCATGGAAAACGCTCCATGCTCAACAAAATGCCGGGAGATACATGGCAGAAGTTTGCCAACCTCAGACTTTTTTACGGGTTCATGTTCGGCCATCCGGGCAAAAAACTTCTTTTCATGGGAGGAGAGTTCGGCCAGTGGGTTGAGTGGAACTTTGATCAGAGCCTTGACTGGCATCTCACGCAATACCGGCAGCACAGCAGGCTGCAGAGATATATGCAGGACCTGAACCGCCTTTATAGATCTGAGCCGGCACTTTTTGATATGGATTATGACTGGCAGGGCTTTGAGTGGATCGATTTCCGCGATACGGACAACTGCATTGTCTCTTTTATCAGGCGTGCAAAGTCGCCTGGTGACCATATTGTGGTTGTCTGCAACTTTACCCCGGTGCCGAAGGATGCATACCGGGTTGGCGTGCCTGAAGCAGTATATTACCGTGAGATTTTAAACAGTGATTCCCGTGAATACTGGGGCAGCAACCTCGGCAATCAGGGCGGTCTGCAGTCTGCTGCCATCCCGTGGCATGGCCAGCCCTGCTCTATGGAGATCGTGGTTCCGCCCCTTGCCGTGCTCTTTTTTAAACCCTTGCGTTAG
- a CDS encoding YtxH domain-containing protein, with the protein MFYEDDNTGPAILVSFLVGGIVGAGLALLFAPQAGRKTRKQIAELADDVKDYAADYTKKLKDKIA; encoded by the coding sequence ATGTTTTACGAAGATGACAATACAGGCCCGGCCATTTTGGTATCATTTCTTGTCGGCGGCATTGTTGGTGCAGGTCTTGCTCTGCTTTTCGCGCCGCAGGCCGGCAGAAAAACAAGGAAGCAGATCGCAGAGCTTGCAGATGACGTCAAGGACTATGCAGCGGACTACACAAAGAAACTGAAAGACAAGATCGCCTAA